The following is a genomic window from Deltaproteobacteria bacterium.
TACTGACTTCGCTTCCATGTTTACACGCCCCCTGCCAGGCGCGCCAAAAAACAAAGCCCGGTTATTCACCGGGCCCGTAAAAATTCCAATGTGAATATTTACTTTTTTTGTGATAATTGAAGGCCTAATTTTTGAAAGGCGTCTTCAAGACGAATCATTCCTATCGGCCGCCTGTTTCGAACTATTGCGATATTCTTCATATCATTACTCACCATAAGCTCAATAGCATCTATGATTTTATCCCCGATATTTACCGAAGGCTCAAGCGGTACACTGTCTTTATAAGGAAGGATAATTTCTTCTACTTTCTTTGTTCTCATAGGTCTTTTTGATATAAGAGAGCGAAAACGTATCTTCTCAACAAATCTCTCTTTGCCTTTAGCGATTTGGTGTCCACTATAATTTCATTATAAGATAGGTTAGGTATCCCCCGTAGCAGAATAACAGAAGAATGCCCCCTTTGCGTGTAATAGTGAAGGTCTTTCTCATTATCAGCCACGGTAAAAAACTAATAAACATCATAACCAGATAATCAATCACCAGGCCGCTCTCAAAGAACCCGCCTGGAATGGAAATCGGCCTTACTAGGGATGCCACCCCGAGCACACTCATTATATTGAAGACGTTGCTTCCCACCAGATTGCCAATGCTTATGTCCATCTCCTTCCGCAAAGCGGCCACCACAGAAGTTGCCAGTTCCGGTAGAGAAGTTCCAAAGGCTACGATTGTAAGACCGATGAACTTTTCACTGACACCGAGTATTGTCATAATCTTTACAGCGGATTCGACCACAATCTGAGCCCCGGCCACAACGCCTATAATTCCTAGCACGATCAAGACAATCTGCTTTTGCCTGGAGGTGATATATACGATATCTTCCGCTTCAGACACCGCAGCTACGGACCCCCCAATGGATTCCGGGTTATCAGCCTTCCTGGCAAGATAATAATTGAAAAAGGTGTAGAGGATGATCCCGCCAAATAGGGCAGCCCCCTCAATTCTCACGAGTTTTGAATCGAGGGTGAGTATGATGAGATACAGGGATATACCGAGCATGATCGGGATGTCTCGCTTGATGACCGACCTATCACTGGTGATGGGCTGAAATACTGCTGCCAGACCGAGTACGAGGGCAATATTACAGATGTTGCTCCCCACCACGTTTCCCACGGCGATCATGCTCTTACCTTGAATAGAGGAAACAAGACTCACCACCAGCTCGGGTGCGGAAGTCCCGAAGGCAACTACTGTCAAACCGATGACAATCGGTGTTACGCCGAGACTGCGTGCAAGGCTCGAGGATCCTTTTACAAGCCATTCAGCTCCAAAGTAAAGCATCACAAATCCGACAAGACAAAATAACAGATTAAGTATCATGATCTCAGGTTCCCTTTAGCTTTCATTGTACTCGAGATTAACTTCAATTCACAGTATTATCACGACCACAAGCTTCCCTTCACTTTAAGGGAGATAGAGAGATGGGGTCTTGTCCTTTTATGTATCTCCTGTTTTTGTTTGCCGAGCAAAGTACATGCCAGAGCTTTTTTTTAAGTCTCCGTAATAACGGTTTCAACGGATTTCCTGAAATACGGGGTCCTTTCATTCAGTGGATAGTCCCGTATCATTGCCTTTTACTTCCTGAAATAACCCGTGATTTTTATCATAATTCTTATGTTTCAATTCGAATAGCTCTTATTTCTCGTGTTTATTTAGCATCTTGGTCATTGATGGACTTCTTCCTTTTTTTCCTTGTACTTAAAATAAAGAATGATATCCGACATAGACTGTAGCCTAGAAATTTCATAATAAACTCCCGATGTAACCTCACGGTTTACAAACAATCGAGATAACCTTTGCTTTTTATGGTTTTTTAAAGATGAAGAGGAATATAGGTAAATTAAATAATACATAAAATTAATGGGTTAATCCTATACATCTCCACATTTTATTTACTTTCCTTTGCTGGCACATATCTTGATCCACCTAACAATCGAAGAGGTACCTAGAAATGAATGATCACTGTTTTGTTGGGCGACGTCTTGTACCAAAGGTTTTGTTCATAATTTAGCAGAGAAAGGAGAATGTTATTATGGATGATGAGGAAAAAATTATGGGTTGGGAGGTTGCTCGGGACCTTGAAAAGGAAAAGACCACCATACTGGCGAGGTTTATTCCTGAGTGGAGACAGGTAAGGGCGGCTCTTGGCGGTATATTCGTTTTTTCCCTTGTTTTTTTACTTGGAATCTGGCTGGCGGGCAATCCTTTTGAGGCCACTCAAAGAATCCCATCTGATATTATTATTGCCAAAGGATGGGTGGACAGTAATCAATGGGGCATCTTCTGGGGTGTTTTATTGCTGGCCATGTTTTTTGAGTTTATGGACGCTTCGGCCGGTATGGGATTCGGAACCGCCCTGACCCCGCTGCTGCTGGTCTTAGGGTTTGATCCGAAACAGATCGTTCCCGTGGTGATGATCCAGCAGGGTGCTGCCGGCATTGTGGGCGCTTTTTTGCACAGAGAGTTTGAAAACGTGGAATGGAAATTCAAACCCATGTCAGAGACCATCAAGTTATGGTTGATCATTGCCTTGGTTGGATGTGTGGCCGTGGCCTTTTCCATAATCGCGACATACGCCTTATTTAAGGTGGGGAAAGTCTGGATCAAGCTCTATGTAGCCATACTCCTTCTGATGATGGGAGTTATTTCCGTTATTCAGGCCAGAAAAGAGCGGCCCTACAAACCCAAGCGAATGTTTGGATTCGCGGCATTAGCAGGATTTAATAAAGGGGTCGGAGGCGGCGGATACGGACCTGTGGTGACTATAGGCGGCCTTATCTCCGGCGTTCCTGTTAAAAGCATGCTGGCCGTCACAGCCATATGCGAAGGGACGGTCAGCGCCTTTGCGATTATCGTTTGGCTGGCCCTCTTGACTTCAGGTGTAACCATTGATTACGTCTTGCTTCCGACAATGATGCTCGCCACCATGTTTTCTGCCGTAGCCGCGCCATATATGACACGGGTCTTTCCTGAAAAATTATGGAAAATCGTGGTACCGTCTTACTGCATCGTCGTGGCGGCCATCTGCTTCTGGAAAATAATCCCGGACCTTATCGCCAAATTGTCAGGTTAATTTAAATCGGAGACTAGAGGGGGTATCACCGTGAAGAAAGAAAGATATTTTGGCCAGGCCTTGCCACCGGGGCTGAATAATAGAAATTATATCCAGAAGCGGTTATCCAATTTTTCCCTAACCATGATCGTAATGGGAATTAGTTTTATCCTGTATTACCTGGGGTTGTTCGGCAACGTGGAAGGTCCTTTACAACCCGGGCAGTTGGGTGAAAAACTCGCCGCTATGGGAGTTTCCAGGATTCACGTGCTTTTATTCTTTATAACTGTGTTAGCTATTACCATAGCGTGGAACTGGATTTATAACCTGGTGAGCCTCCTGACCGGGGCACGACTGACCTGTACAAAAAAGATGGACAATGGGAATACCGTCTGCGGCGCTTCGGTGACGCGAGAAAAAGTTGCACATAATAAGACCGGAATTGCAGTTACCCGGTATGTGTGCAGTCATGGTCATGAACGCTTTGAGGCGACTTTTAATCCGGTGAAAAAGGGAACCCTCGGTCATACGGTGTGGGTCATTTCTTTGCTTTTTTGTATCATGGCGTTCTGTTTGACTTGAAAGGATTTGTTTGATATTCGTTAATAAAGCCTTGCCATTATTCAAAGGAATATACAACCCTTTCCCCGGCGCCTGTTTATCCGGCAGGTTTGGAGGCCTTTTAAGGCGCCTATGACCTCCAGCCTGCCGCCAATTTTCGGGGAAGCGGTTGTTTTAGCTGTCGTGCTGCTGGTTTTCTGACGCCTTAGATTTTTTCGTCTGCAATGAGGGGTTATGGGCGAAGGGGGTGATTTTTTTTGAATAAGCAAATTCGCGTTTTGATTGTGGATGATGAAGAGCCGTTTGCCTTGAATTTGGCCAGGATATTAGTATCCAGAGACTTTGATGTAACCACGGCCTTTAGCGGTTTTAAGGCCGTGGATACCGTAAGAGACGAAGATGATTTTGATGTGATTATTCTCGACGTCAAAATGCCTGGTATGGACGGGGTAGCCACGCTAAAGGAGATTAAAAAGTTGAGCCCTGACACTGAGGTGATTATGCTTACCGGACATGCCACACTGGATTCCGGGATTCAGGCCATACGGGAGGGCGCATACGATTACCTGATGAAACCCTGCGATATAGAGGACCTGGCTGAAAAAATAAGGGAGGCGTATGGTGTAGAAAGCATCAAACGTCATCCTGTGCTGTGGCCCAGGAACAAGGTTGAAGAAATTATTCGGTTTTCTTTCAAAAAATTGGCGCCAGAAGACCCCCTTGTCAGAGCCTTAGACCTGTTCGGCCAGGAGAGCGGGGAGACAACGGCGGAAACATTATTCATTCTGGACAGTGAAGATCGGCTTCAGGGGCTTGTCTCCAAGCGGGACTTGATTGATGAAGCGCAAAAGGCGCATCCTGAACTTTCTCTGACATGGACCGGTCTTAGCCAGCATCCGGAGTGGCTGCCCCGCAAAAGGCTGATCGAAATCATGCGTCCTGAAACCATGACCACCTATCCCGAAGAAAGCCTCACCGATGCCGCCTTTCGGATGATTAAGAGTAATATTCGAAGTATACCCGTTGTCAAGGAAGGAAAAACGGTAGGGATTGTCAGGATGCGTGATATTTTTCAATATATAGAACATGAAATAGAATAAGGGGCAGGAGGTTTCATGGGCCATGTCTGAGGTATCCCCCACTTCTCGTCATTCCCAAAAGAAAGATTATCCTTATTTCCGTCGTGTCTGGATCAACATCGTGGTGGCTCTTTTAGCGGTTTCTTTTATACCGCTCATTTTAATCGGCGGAGGTATGTATTACTATTCAGCTTCCGTGTTAAAAGAGAAGACTTTAAAGTCTCTCCGCATGGAAGTAGATAGCTACAAAAAGGCCATTGATCAGTTTCTCACTGAACGTATTATGTCGCTTACACTTCTCTCCAGCAAACTGAGCCTGATGTCCTTAAACAAGCCGGATACCCTGCAAACCGTTTTGCAATCTCTGCATCGTGAATTGCCTTGGTTTCAGGATTTGGGCGTCATAGACGATCAAGGCAGGCATCTGGCTTATGCCGGCCCCTACGACCTGATTTCAAAAAACTATAAAAACGCCTTATGGTTCAAGGCCGTTATGAAGCACGATGTCTATATCAGCGACGTGTTCACAGGCTTCCGCAATGTGCCTCATTTTATTATCGCCGTAAAACAGGTCAGTAACGAAGGCGTCCGAATCATACGGGCCACCATAGATAACGCTTATTTTAACAACTTTGTTTCGGGAATGGCTCGCCAAAGGAAAGGAGACGTCTATCTGGTTAATAAAAACGGAATTTTTCAGACCAGCCCGCGCCCAGGGGGGCAGATAATGGCGCAGTCGGAACTCAAAGGTCTCGAACGCTTCCAGGGGATCAAGATGGAAAAAAGAGGGGACCATATCCTGATGACGGTCTGGCAGGAAAAGGTCCCTTGGCTATGCGTAGTCCGGAGTGATTGGGATGATATATTTGCGGCGCTTCACCGTGTCCGTAATGCCGGTGTTTACGCCTTTGTCCTGGGAGCCTGCTTGATTGTTTTAACCGTTTTGCTGACGACCAATCATCTGGTGTCGCGACTGGAGTTCAAACGGCGCAGTATCCGGTTTCTGGACCAGCAGCTTCGCCAGACCAGTCAGATGGCGTCAGCCATGCCACAGTCTTACGGTTTATTGCGTGAAATAAAGGATACCCTGGCCAATATAGATGTAACGGTAACATGGATTCAGGATCTAACCCAAAAGGGAAACTTAAACGAAATGAAAGAAAGCCTGGAACAGATTGAGTCTGAGGTGTTGCGCAGCCGGAGGGCGATTGATAAATTCTTAAACTTTTTCCGGCCTGACGAACCAGCGCCGATAATCACGGAAGTAAATGTCAATGATATGCTGGATGATATTGTCGAATTTTTCAGCAGAGGTTTGCGGTTCAACAACATCGGGGTTCGACGAGACTATGAATTTGGTATCTCTGGAATCCGCAGTAACCCTTTCCAACTGCGTCAAGTTTTTCAAAACCTGATCTTAAACGCCATGGCGGCCATTCAAACAGATGGTGAGATTCTTTTAAAAACCTACATGACCGAAGATCGCGTTATGGTTGTTGTCACAGATGATGGGCCGGGCATTCCTGAGGAAAACATGGAAAAGGTTTTCAGCCCTCTCTTCACCACAAAGTCGGAAGGGATAGGTCTAGGGCTCTCCATCAGTGTTAGTATTTTAGAAAAATTGGGAGGCAACATCTCTGTCAGGAATGAACCGGAAAGGGGTGCTTCTTTCACTGTCGAACTCCCTTTGCGATTTAAATATTCCGGTGAATGATGCTTAAAGCTTCATCTGAAATCATCGCTAATGATCACAAGAGAAAAAATAAAACAGGCCATTGATGCCATATCAAGCAGGGATCCCGAGATAGGGTATTCACTTAATGAGATGCTCGGCATGGGCCAGATAGATGTGCCATCTGCCCACGGCGACGCCTTTCAGGGCGATAATTTTTCCTTCCTTTTTGAGAACAAAAAAATCCCGATAAAGAAATTTCAATATTTCAACGATGGCATTGTTGTCATTGAAGAACGCCTTTTGATCGAATATGGTGAACTGGTTAAAAAGCAGGAACTCTTGAAAAAAGGAGATTCTATTAATTTTCAGCACGCTGTTATGGAAATTCAAGAGGCGGGCCTCAAATTAATGGTGACCCATGAGATCAATTATGCCCTAACGAAATCCCGGGAAAAACTGAAAACGCTGGAGAGGAAAACTACTCCCTTTAAGGCGATATCCCCGCCTGGAGAAGGCGCCCCCCTGACACCCTCTAAAAAAGAGAACGAGATTTTGTTTCAGAAGAAGATCATTTCTTTCCTGGAAAAAATAAAAGCAGATCAACAGCCTCTTGAGATACCGCCCCATGAGACCGACTCTGCCATATTATTCCAAGGAGTGGTTGATACTGATACACCCGCCTATTTCATGCCCTTTCCCTTTTGCATGGGTTCTCTAATGCAGGCGGCAGATATTAATCTGGAATTTTTTCATGTGCGATTCCTGCTGGATTGCCTGGCTAAAAATTTGGAAAAAAATCTGTTCGCATGTGTGGTGAACCGGAAAATTATGGGATTGGTCTTTCTCATTTTCAGAG
Proteins encoded in this region:
- a CDS encoding calcium/sodium antiporter — encoded protein: MILNLLFCLVGFVMLYFGAEWLVKGSSSLARSLGVTPIVIGLTVVAFGTSAPELVVSLVSSIQGKSMIAVGNVVGSNICNIALVLGLAAVFQPITSDRSVIKRDIPIMLGISLYLIILTLDSKLVRIEGAALFGGIILYTFFNYYLARKADNPESIGGSVAAVSEAEDIVYITSRQKQIVLIVLGIIGVVAGAQIVVESAVKIMTILGVSEKFIGLTIVAFGTSLPELATSVVAALRKEMDISIGNLVGSNVFNIMSVLGVASLVRPISIPGGFFESGLVIDYLVMMFISFLPWLIMRKTFTITRKGGILLLFCYGGYLTYLIMKL
- a CDS encoding sulfite exporter TauE/SafE family protein, which encodes MDDEEKIMGWEVARDLEKEKTTILARFIPEWRQVRAALGGIFVFSLVFLLGIWLAGNPFEATQRIPSDIIIAKGWVDSNQWGIFWGVLLLAMFFEFMDASAGMGFGTALTPLLLVLGFDPKQIVPVVMIQQGAAGIVGAFLHREFENVEWKFKPMSETIKLWLIIALVGCVAVAFSIIATYALFKVGKVWIKLYVAILLLMMGVISVIQARKERPYKPKRMFGFAALAGFNKGVGGGGYGPVVTIGGLISGVPVKSMLAVTAICEGTVSAFAIIVWLALLTSGVTIDYVLLPTMMLATMFSAVAAPYMTRVFPEKLWKIVVPSYCIVVAAICFWKIIPDLIAKLSG
- a CDS encoding response regulator, coding for MNKQIRVLIVDDEEPFALNLARILVSRDFDVTTAFSGFKAVDTVRDEDDFDVIILDVKMPGMDGVATLKEIKKLSPDTEVIMLTGHATLDSGIQAIREGAYDYLMKPCDIEDLAEKIREAYGVESIKRHPVLWPRNKVEEIIRFSFKKLAPEDPLVRALDLFGQESGETTAETLFILDSEDRLQGLVSKRDLIDEAQKAHPELSLTWTGLSQHPEWLPRKRLIEIMRPETMTTYPEESLTDAAFRMIKSNIRSIPVVKEGKTVGIVRMRDIFQYIEHEIE